The DNA sequence TTTACGAGACCATTGAAGGCGAGGACGTCCAACGGCTTCTGGCAGAAATGGAGGAACGAGTGAGGTCGCATCCCCGGATCCGGATTTTTACCGGAGCGGAAATCAGGCGCGTCAATGGCTTTGTTGGTTCATTTGAAACTACGGTTGCAGTTGCGGGCAGAGAGGAGATAGTGCGTCACGGGGTTGTGATTGTTGCCACCGGTGCTCAATACCGTCAGCCTGACGAATATCTTTATGGACAGGATCCGAGAATCCGGACCCAGCAGGAGCTGGAGGAGATTATTGCCCGCCAGCCTGAGGAGCTGAAGCGATTGGATAAGGTCGTGATGATTCAGTGTGTTGGTTCGCGGGAGGGGAAACATAACTATTGTTCCCGGGTGTGCTGTACGGAGGCGGTCAAGAATGCGCTGGCAATCAAGCGCATTAATCCGGATTGCGATATATACATTCTTTACCGGGATATCCGTACTTACGGTATACTGGAGCGGTATTACCGCCAGGCACGGGAGGCAGGGGTGATATTTGTCCGCTATGAGGAGACGGATAAACCTCGGGTGAAAGTGTCTGACGGAAAACTGCAGGTTGAGCTGCTCGAACCCGTACTGAAGATGCCCCTGACACTGCAACCGGATTGGTTGATTCTTTCCAGTGGAGTAACGCCTTATTCTGATGCCTCAATACTGGGACAGTTGCTGAAGGTACCGTTGCAGCAGGACGGATTTTTCCTTGAGGCGCATGCCAAGCTCCGGCCCGTGGATTTTGCCACTGATGGGGTATTTGTTGCCGGAATGTGCCATTATCCCAAGTTCATCCCCGAGGCGGTGGCATCGGCACAGGCGGCTGCCGGCAGGGCGGCAACCGTTCTCGCCCGGGAGTATATTGAGGCTGAACCCTATCAGGCGGTGGTTAATCCGGAGCGCTGCTCTGCCTGCGGGATGTGTGAAAAACTGTGTGCCTATCGGGCAATTGAAGTGCAGGTGATTGATGAGCGTTCCGGCAGGCGGGCAGCAGTTGTCAATCAGGCGATGTGCAAGGGCTGTGGTGCCTGTGCCGCCAATTGCCGGTCGGCGGCAATTGATATCCGGGGTTTTGTTGCCGAAAACATCAGTCGCGAGCTTGCCGCACTTTTTGCTGAAGATTAACAGACGACACTATTAGGGGACAGGATGAATTCTGATTCTCTCCCTTACCGACTTCTCGACCATACAGCGGATTTAAAAGTGGAAATATACGGGCAGGAGTTGAAGGAACTGTTTTGCAACGCTGCCTTCATGATTTTTGATGTCATGCTGGATTTGAAACAGGTGCGTGAACAGGGGAACTATGAAATATCGCTGCAATCGGCAGACCTGCCTGAACTCTTTCTGGACTGGCTCCGCGAACTGCTTTTCCTTTTTTCAACCCGCAGTTTTGTCACCAGACGGGTTGAAATTTCGGCATTGCAGAGCGAACCTGCGCTGCTGAAAGCAGTAGTCTACGGCGAAAGTTATGACCCGGACCGGCACGGATTGAAAATTGAGATTAA is a window from the candidate division WOR-3 bacterium genome containing:
- a CDS encoding archease; the protein is MNSDSLPYRLLDHTADLKVEIYGQELKELFCNAAFMIFDVMLDLKQVREQGNYEISLQSADLPELFLDWLRELLFLFSTRSFVTRRVEISALQSEPALLKAVVYGESYDPDRHGLKIEIKTPTYHQYQIERMQEGYRATVIFDV